The Streptomyces sp. TLI_105 DNA segment GCGGCTCGGGTGACCGCGGTCGCCCGGGCCGCGGTGGGCAGCGGGCGGTGCACGGTGATCTCCTGGCCGCCGTGCAGCACCTTCGCCAGGTCGATGTCGACGCCCGGCAGGTCGAAGACCTGGAAGCCGACGCCGCCGGTGCCGCCCGCGACGACCCCGAAGGTGGGCAGGACCTGGAGGCCCCGCTCGTGTCCTTCGTACACGTAGCGCAGTTCGCGCGGGTCGGTCTCGGGGACGCCGGCGCCGAGGGCGAGGTGGTAGAGCCGTACGTCGCGCTCGTCCCACCTGACGTCGGTGCGGACCGGCGGCGCGGAGGTCGCCTTCTCGACGTCGAGGGGCATCAGAAGGCCCCCACGGCGTAGCGGCTGCGGAAGAACAGCAGCGGCCGGCCGTCCTCGCCCGCGTGGAGCGCCACCACCTGCGCGGTGACCAGGTGGTGGTCCCCGGCCTCGTAGACCGCGTCGAGTGCGCACTCCACGTGGGCGAGGGCTCCCTCGATGCGTACGGTGCCGTGCTCCCCGGCGCCCCAGGGGACCCCGGCGAACTTGTCGGGGCCGCTGCGGCCGAGCGCGGCGCAGGTGGTCTGCTGGTCCTCGGCGAGGATGTTGACGCAGAAGCGGCCCGCGCGCTCGATCCTCGGCCAGCTGGTGGAGTTCTTGCCGACGGCCAGCATGACCAGCGGGGGGTCGAGGGAGAGGGAGGCGAAGGACTGGCAGGCGAAGCCGACGGGCTCCGCGCTGTCGGCGTCGAGCGTCGCCACCACCGTGATGCCGCTGGCGAAGCGGCCGAGCACGTCCCGGAACTCGGAGGGCGGGATCAGCCGTTCCACTGGTGGCCCCAGAAGCTGTCGGCGGTGATCTCCTTCGCGACCCAGGTGGCGGGGTCGACGACGAGGCCGTCCCAGCCGTACTCGACCTGGAAGCCGCCGGGGGCCTGGGCGTAGAAGGACACCATGCGGTCGTTGGTGTGGCGGCCGAGGCTGGACGCGATGGGGATGCCGGCGGCGTGCATGCGGTCGAGGCCGCGGCCCACGTCGTCGAGGGTCTCCAGCTCCACCATGAAGTGCACGATGCCGGGGGGCAGCGCGCCCGGGTAGAGACCGAGGCTGTGGTGGCGGCGGTTGGGGCTGAGGAAGTGCATCCAGTGGAAGTACCGCTGCTCGGTGGCGGTCGGGACGGCCTGCGGCGGCAGCTTCATCGAGTCGCGCAGCTGGAAGCCGAGCAGGTTCTCGTAGAAGTCGAGCGCGGCCTCGATGTCCGGCACGGGGATCACGACGTGGCCGAGGCCCAGGTCGCCGGTGACGAAGCGGTTGCCGTACGGGGAGCCGAGCGCGGTGTGGTCCTGCGCCTGGCCCCAGTAGATCTCCAGCGGGTTGCCGCCCGGGTCCGTCACGTGGATCAGACCCTGGACGCGGCGCTCGGCGAGTTCTGCGGGGTGGGCGGCCTTGACGGCGACACCGGCCGCCTCCAGCTCCTCGGCGGCGCGGGCGAGTGCGGCGGCGTTCGCCACCTCCCAGCCGGCCGCGAGGAGCCGATCGCTCTCGCCCGCCTGGATGACGATGCGGTGGGCGCGGTCGTCCAGGCGGAGGCAGAGGGTGTCCTCGGTGGTGCCGGATGCCTCCACCATGCCGAGGACGTCGAGCGCGTAACGGCGCCACTCGTCCAGGGTGGTGGTCTCCAGGCGCAGGTAGCCGAGAGCACGGATGTCCATGGTGTGCACCTCTTCGGTGGAAGGTTCAGTGGGAGAAGAAGTCGACGGCGAGGCGGTTGAACTCGTCGGCCTGCTCGGTCTGGGCCCAGTGGCCGCAGTGCGGGAAGACGTGCAGGCGGGCGTCGGGGATGGTCTTGAGGGCGACCAGCGCGCCGTCGAGGGGGTTGACGCGGTCCTCGCGGCCCCAGGTGAGGAGCACCGGGTGGGTGATCCGGTGGGCCTCGCGCCAGAGCATCGTGTCCCCGACCCAGGCCGGGTTGCCGAACGAGGCCGCCATCCGGGCGCTGCCGAGCCGGGTGTCGGGGTCGGTGGCCGAGGCCCAGCGCTCCTCGACGAGTTCGTCGGTGACGATCGACTGGTCGTACGCCATGACGCCGAGGAAGGCGCGCAGTTGCTCCCGGGTGGGCTCGGGCGAGGCGTTGAACTCGAAGAGCCGCTTGATGCCCTCGGTCGGGTCGGGGGCGAAGAGGTTGACGGAGACCCCGCCGGGGCCCATCAGGAGGAGCTTGCCGACCTTGTCCGGGTGGTTCAGGGCCATGCGGACGGCGGTGCCGCCGCCGAGGGAGTTGCCGATGAAGTGCGCGCGCCGGATGCCCAGCTCGTCCATGAGGGCGGCGACGGCGTCCGCGCTGTAGCTGAAGTAGTCCTTGTCGAGCTCCGGCTTGTCCGAGCGGCCGAAGCAGGGCTGGTCGACGAGCAGGGTGCGGAAGTGCTCGGCGAAGACGGGGAGGTTGCGGCCGAAGTTGCTCCAGGCGGAGGCGCCGGGGCCGCCGCCGTGCAGCATGATCACGACGGGCGCCTCGGCGGCCCGGCCGGCGGGCGCGGCCTCGTGGTAGTGGAGGGTGAGCCCGGCCGCCTCGGCGGTGCGGGAGGTCGACTCGTGGGTGAGCTCTGCCATCGTCGGCGCCTCTCAGGCCATGGTGTCTTGGATGTCGATGCCGAGCGCGCTCTGCCCGTACATGACGAGGGCCCGCTCGGGGTCGTTGGCGGCGTGGCCGCGGCCGGTGTGGGCGTCGCGCCAGGCGCGCTGGACGAGGCCGGGGCCGGTGCGCATGGCGCTGCCGCCGGAGTTCTCCATGAGCAGGTCGACCGCGGCGACGGAGCGTTCGGTGGCGAGCACCTGGTCGCGGCGGGTGCGCGTGCGCAGCTCCATCGGGATCTCCTCGCCGTGCTCGGCGAGGGCGTACATCTCGCCCATGTTGCGGGTCAGCTGCAGCCAGCTCGCGTCGATGTCGCTGGCGGCGCGGGCGATGCGGACCTGTGCGAAGGGGTCCTCGGCGACCTTCTGCCCGTACGAGACGCGGAACCGCTGCCGGGTGGCCTCGGCGTAGGAGTCGAAGGCGCCCTCGGCGATGCCGACGATCGGGGTGGAGATGGTGGTGGTGAACACCCCGGCGTACGGCAGCCGGTACAGCGGCTCGGGGTTGACCTCGTGGCCGGGCACCTTCAGGGCGGTGACCGGGCCGAAGCTCAGGGCGCGGTGGTCGGGGACGAAGACGTCCTCGACGACGACGTCGTTGCTGCCGGTGCCGCGCAGGCCGACGGTGTCCCAGACGTCGTCGACGCGGTAGTCGGACCGGGGGATCAGGAAGGTGCGCATGTCGACCGGGTTGCCCTCGCCGTCGGTGACGAGGCAGCCGAGGAGCGCCCAGCGGGCGTGGTCGCAGCCGGAGGAGAAGTGCCACCGGCCGGAGAGCCGGAAGCCGCCGTCGACGGCGGTGGCCTTGCCGGTGGGGGCGTACGAGGAGGCGATGCGGGTCTTGGGGTCCTGCCCCCACACCTCCTGCTGGGCGCGGGGGTCGAACAGGGCGACGTGCCAGGGGTGGACGCCGACCACGGAGGCGACCCAGCCGGTCGAGCCGCACGCCTTGGCGATCTCCTTGACCGCCGTGTAGAAGACCACCGGGTCGGCCGCGCGGCCGCCGAAGGCCTTGGGCTGGAGCAGCTGGAAGAAGCCGGTGTCCTCCAACTCCTTGACGGAGGTGTCGGGCACGCGCCGCAGCGTCTCGGCCTCGGCCGCGCGGTCGCGCAGGGCGGGAGCGAGGTCACGGATCGCTGCCAGGACGTCATCGGCCATGGGGCATCCCCTTTCGGGTCGTGGTGGGGGAATGCCAGGACCGTACGGCGTGCCGTACGGCGGCGAAATGCGCTGCTCCCACTGAGCGGGAACCCCGCGGGGAGGCTCCGCCGGGACGGGACGGAGCGGGTTCACCGGGACGGGCCGAGGGCGGGACGACGGGCCGCGACGGCGGAGTCGGGAGGACGGGGCGGGACGACGGAGTCGGGACGACAGGTCGGGACGACGGGTCAGAGCGACGGGGCGGGCCGTCGTGTCGGAGCGGGTTCCGTCCGCCGTCGTGTCGGAAGGGGTGTGTCCGCTCGTCAGAGCATCGGGTCGTGGACGTCCATGCCGAGGGCGTCCTGGGCGTAGAGGACCAGGGCCCGCTCCACGTCGTTGGCCGCCTGGCCGCGGCCGGTGTGCAGGTCGCGCCAGGCCCTCTGCAGGACGTCGTCGCCCACGCGCAGCGGCCCTCGGCCGGCGTTCTCCATGAGCAGGTCCACGGCGGTGATGGCGCGTTCGGTGGCGAGCGCCTGGTCGCGGCGGGTGCGGGCGCGCAGTTCCCTCGGGATCTCCGCGCCGCCGCGCGCGACCGCGTACAGCTCCGCCATGTTGCGGGCGAGCTGCAGCCGGGCGGCGTCGATCTCGCCGGCGGCGCGGGCGATGCGCACCTGGGCGAAGGGGTCCTCGGCGGCCCCCCGGCCGGGCTCGGCCCGGAGGCGCTCGCGGGCGGCGGTGATCTGGTCCTCGTGGGCGCCTTCGGCGATGCCGACCATCGCGGTGGAGATGGCGGTGGTGAAGACGGCCGCGTACGGCAGCCGGTACAGCGGTTCGGGGTGGACGTCGTGCCCGGGGCAGCGCAGCACGGTCACCGGGCCGTAGCCGAGCGCCCGGTGGGCGGGGACGAAGGCGTCCTCGACGAGGATGTCGTTGCTGCCGCTGCCGCGCAGCCCGACCGTGTCCCACACGTCGTCGACGCGGTAGTCGGCGCTCGGCACCAGGAAGGTCAGCATGTCGACCGGGCGGCCCTCGCCGTCGGTGACGAGACCGCCGAGGAGCGCCCAGCGGGCGTGGTCGCAGCCGGCGGAGAAGTGCCACCGGCCGGAGAGCCGGAAGCCGCCGTCGACGGGGGTGACCTTCCCGGTGGGGGCGTGGGAGGAGCAGATCCGGGTGGATTCGTCCGCGCCCCAGACCTCCTCCTGTGCCCGGGGGTCGAACTGGGCCACGTACCAGGGGTGGACGCCGAGGACCGACGCCGCCCAGCCGGTCGATCCGCAGGCCTTGGCGATCTCGTGCACGGCGGCGTAGAAGACGGCGGGGTCGGCGGCGAGTCCGCCGTACGCCCCGGGCCGGAGCAGCCGGAAGAAGCCGGCGGCCTCCAGTTCCCCGACGGAGGCGTCGGGCACCCGGCGCAGGGCCTCCGCCTCGGCCGCGCGCTCGCGCAGGGCGGGGGCGAGGGCGCGGACCGCCGCGAGGACGTCGTCGTCGCACATGGGCGCCCCTCTCGGATCCGGTCCGGTCGTGCCGTGACGAGAAGGAACCTACGCGTTACTGTTCCGAGACGGAACTCCCCCTTCCCAGCGCCCGTCATCCTCTGGCAATCTCCACGCAATACCGGAGATTACGGACCCAGCCACGGGCCATTCGGCTGTGCTGTCCGTGTGGGAGGTGCCGATGACGACCAGTGCTGTCGAGCCTGTCGAGGCCGGGATGCCGCCTCTGTCCCTGCTGGAGAAGGCGGCGAAGGTGCTGAGCGCCTTCGAGAGCGCGGGGCCCCGGCTCACCCTCACCGAGGTCGTGCAGCGCTCGGGCATCCGCCGCTCCTCCGCGCACCGCATCCTCGACCAGCTGGTGCAGCTGCGCTGGCTGGAGCGCGAGGGCCGCGACTACCGTCTCGGCATGGGCATGCTGGAGCTCGGCGCCATGGCCTCGCACCACAACCGGCTCCGCCGGGCGGCACTGCCCCATCTGCACGCGCTGCACGAGTCCACCGGCCACCTGGTGCACCTGACGGTGCTCGACGGCTCCGAGGTGGTCTATCTGGAGCGCATCGGCGGTTCGGACGACTCCGTCGTGCCCTCGCGCATGGGCGGGCGGCAGCCGGCGTACTGCACGGCCTCGGGCAAGGCGATCCTGGCCTTCGGCGACGGAACGCCGGTGGAGCAGGTGATCCGGGACGGGCTGCGGGCACGTACCCCGCGCACCATCACCCGCCCCGAGTCCTTCCGCCGTGAGCTGGCGATGACGCGGGAGCGCGGCGTGGCCTTCGACCACGAGGAGGGGTACCGGGGGGTCTTCTGCGTGGCCGCCCCGCTGCGCGGCGCCGGCCGGGCCATCGCCGCGATCTCGGTGAGCGGCCACGGCGTCCACCGGGAGATGGAGCGGCTGGCCCCGGCCGTGCGCGGCTGCGCGCGGTCGGTGTGGCAGTCGATGTTCGGGCCGGGGCGGCAGCCGGAGAAGCGGGCCCAGCCGGTCGGCGCGGGGCCCGTGGGGCTTCCGCAGCCCTCGATGGACAACATGATGGCCTGGCTGCGCTTCAGCGACTGGATGTGAAGCGCGCCCGCAGGGCGGCGAGGCCGGTGCCGTACGTGCCGTCCCCGAAGACCGACTCCACCCGGGGCACGACGTCGTCCGTGCTCCGGTAGGCGGCGGACCACCGGACCTCGGCGCCGTCGGGGTGCGGACGCACGGCGAGCGTCGCCACGTAGTCGTGGACCGGGAGCATGACGGGGTCGAGGAGGGTGTAGCGGTACGAGCGGGCGGCCGCGTCACGGTCGAGCAGGCGCTCCCGGGCGACGGCCTCGCCGTCGACGGCGAAGACCCTGACGGTGCCGGGGACGGCGGGGTCGCCGCCGCCCTCCAGGGTGGACGGCGGCACGTGGGGATGCCAGTCGGCGAGGGCGCCGAAGTGGCCGATGACGGCCCACACGGCGTCGGGGGTGGCCGGGACGACGGCGGAGCGTTCGAGCGTACGGGGGTTCACGGGCGTCTCCTCGTTGCGGGGGTTCACGGGCGTCTCCTGGTGACGGGGGTTCACGGGCATCGCCTGGTGACGGGGGCTCACGGGCGTCTCCTCGTGACGCGTACGGGTACGGGTGTGCGGCGAGGGGCACCCGCACGGGTGCCCCTCCAGGTCCTGTCGTCAGGTGTCCTCGTACGGATCGTCACCAGGTGCGGTCGCCGCGCAGGACCGCGTCGGCGCCCCCGTCGGCGAAGACGACCTGCCCGGTCACGAGGGCGTTCTCGGGCGAGGCCAACCACGCGATGAGCGGGGCGATCTGCTCGGGGCGGGCGTGGCCGTGCAGCGGCATCGGCACACTCCGCTCGACGAGCCCCCGCATCTCGGGGTCGTCGAGCAGCGGCCGGGTCAGGGGCGTGACGACCACACCGGGGGCCACGGCGTTGAGCGGGACGCCGTCGCCGGCCCACGCCTCGGTGGGGGCGGCGCGCCGGACCCAGCGGGAGATCGCCGCCTTGGACGAGGAGTAGACGAGGTGGCCCTCGCCGCGGTCGACGGCCGCCCGTGAGGCGCCCACCGCCGCCTCCTCGTCCCCGGCGAGCGCGGCGTCCACGATCGCGGGGTCGACCGGGTGGACGGAGTCGATGGATCCGACGACCACGGCCCGGGGATCGGTGCCGGCCACGAGCAGCGGACGCAGTCCGTCGAGCGTGGCCACGGCACCGAAGTGGTTCACCCTGACGGTGAGGGGGTCGAAGTGGGCGACGCCCGCGCAGGAGACGACGGCGTCGAGACGGCCGCCGGTCAGCTCGCGGGCGCGGGCGACGAGTTCGGCCCGACCCTCGGCGGTGGACAGGTCGGCGCGGATGTCTCCGTCGGCGAGGTCGGCGCCGATGACGGTGTGGCCGCGCTGCCGCAGGAGGTCGGCGGTGGCCTTGCCGATGCCGGAGGCGGCTCCGGTGACCAGGCAGGTTCGGGACATGACGGTCTCCTCGTCAGGAGTAGGTGATCTCGACCCGGTCGGTGAGGGGGAGGGCCTGGCAGGCCAGGACGTACCCCTCGGCGATGTCCTGGTCGTCCAGGACGTCGTTGCGGAGCATCTTGACCTCGCCGGCCACGACACGGCAGGTGCAGGCGCTGCAGGCGCCCTCCCGGCAGGAGTACGGGGCGTCCACACCCGCGGCGATGAGCACGTCGAGCAGGGGCGCCGTCGGCGGCCAGGCGACCGTGCGGGTCTCGCCGTCGAGCTCGACCTCGGCGGTCGCACCGCCCTCGGTCGCCGTGTCCTGCGGCACCTCGGGGGCGTCGAAGACGTCCGCGCCGAGGGAGAAGAACCGCTCCCGGTGGATGCGGTCGCCGGGCGCGCCGAGCGTGCGCAGGGCCTGCTCGACGGCGTCCATGAGCGGCTGCGGGCCGCATACGAAGGCCTCGCGGTCGGCGTACGGCGCGAGCGCGGCGGCCAGCCGGTCCACGGAGGGCAGGCCCTGGAGCGACTCCAGCCAGTGGAGCACGAGCAGCCGGTCCGGGTGGTCCTGGGTCAGTGTCCGCAGTTCGTCGCGGAAGACGACCGAGGACTCGTCGCGGTTGGCGTACAACAGCACCACCCTGCCCCGGCCGTCGGCCAGGGCCGACTTGGCGATCGACAGGACCGGGGTGATGCCGCTGCCTCCGGCGACGAGCAGCAGGTCGTCGTCGAGGGAGTCCGGGGTGAAGGTGCCGGCCGGGGGCAGCACCTCCAGCTCGTCCCCGGCCGCCAGCCGGTCGCAGACCCAGTTGGAGCCGTACCCGCCGGCGACCCGCTTGACGGTGATCTTCAGGGGCTCGCCGGTGTGGGGCGAGCTGGCGAGGGAATAGCAGCGGGCGGCCGGCCTCCCGTCGGCACCGGGCAGCTTCAGGGTGAGGAACTGCCCGGGGCGGTACGTGAAGCGGTCCGCGCTCTCCGCCGGTGCCTGGAGCACCAGGGAGTGCGCGTCGGCCGTCTCGGCGATGACCTCGACGACGCGCAGCCGGTGGGTGCGAGAGCTGGTCGTGGGCTCAGGCATCGTCAGCCTCCGTGGTTGCGGTACCTGCCCTGCCGGGCTCCGGGGAGCCGGGCAGGGAGGTTCCGGACTCCAGGGAGCCGGACTCCGAAGTGCCCGACTCCAGGGTGCCGACCGTCAGGGTTCCGTCCTCCACCGCGCGGTCGATGCTCGCCCGCAGGGCCCGGCAGGTCCGCATCCGGGCGGTGGTCACGCCCGGGCGCACCCGGTCGCGGAACTCCGCGCAGGCGACGGCCGCGTCGGCCGTCCACTGCACGGAGGTGTGGGCGACGCTGAACTTCTCGCACAGGACCTGGTTGCCGCAGGCCGCGCACTCCACCGCTCGCATGTCAGGCTCCGCTTTCCGTCTCCGCCGCGCGGCGCGCGAGGTTCTCCTCGACCTCGGCGCGCCATGCCGTGTTGGCGCGCTGGGTGTCGATCTCGAACTCGAAGCGACGGGTCATCTCGTCCTTGACGTCGGCGGCGTCGACGTAGAACTGCTCGTACCAGCGGCGCAGTTGGTAGACGGGTCCGTCCTCCTCGGTGAGCAGGGGATTGTCGATCCGGGTCTTGTTCCGCCAGATCTCCACGTCCTGCTCGAAGCCGACGGTGGCCCCCTCGGCGGTGAGCCGCGCGGCCTCCGCGGCCTGCGCGTCCGTCATCCCGGGCAGCCGCTTCACGATCGCCCCGTACTGGAGCAGGAAGCTGTTCGCGTCGATCGGGTAGTGGCAGTTGATCAGGACGATCTCCATCTCCGCGCCGCCGCCGACGTCGCTGTAGAGGTGGTCGATCATGTAGGAGGGGCCGTAGTAGGAGGCGTCGGAGCGCAGACGGCCGGAGCTGAGGGTGCCCAGTTCCATGTCCCCGCGGGGGCTGCTCTCCATGTACTGCGTGGCGACGTGGCCGTCGAAGACGTTCTTGAAGTACTCGGGGAAGGCGTAGTGGACGTAGTAGAAGTGCGCCATGTCCACGACGTTGTCCACGATCTCGCGGCAGTTGGCGCCCTCGACCCGGAGGGTCTTCCAGGTCCAGTCGCTCCACTGGTCGGCGTCCGGGCCGTGGATGCCCGCGATCTCGGGGACGGTCACCTCGGGGGGCGGGGGGTTGCCCTCCGGGTCGTTCCAGACGAAGAGCTGCCTGTTCCGCTCCAGGGAGGTCCAGGCGCGGGTCCTGGCGCGCGGGGGGACCCGGCGGGCGTACGGGATCCCGGCGCAGCGACCGTCGCCCGACCAGCGCCAGTCGTGGAAGGGGCAGGCGACGGCGTCGCCCTTCACGCTGCCCTGGGCGAGGTTGCCGCCCATGTGCGGGCAGTAGGCGTTCAGGACGTGCAGCAGGCCGTCGTCCTGTCCCTGGAAGACCACCAGCTTGGTGCCGAAGGCCTCGATCTCGTGCGGCTTTCCGTCCTTGAAGGCTTCGGCGAGGCCGAGGCAGTGCCAGCCGCGGGCGAACCGCGTCGGCGGCCTGCCCGCGTCGATGACCCGGACCTCGTCGTTGAGAGCAGTCATCTCGTCCCTCCGGTTGCTGTCTCTGTTCGGTTCAGTGCTGTGCGGCGAGTTCGACGGCGATGTCGATGAGCTGGTCCTCCTGGCCGCCGACCAGGCGGCGCTCGCCGGCGCGCAGGAGGATCTCGGCGCCGGAGACGCCGTAGCGCTCGGCCTGCCGGTAGGCGTGCTTGAGGAAGCTGGAGTAGACGCCGGCGTGGCCCATCAGGAGGGCGAGCCGGTCGAGCCGGCACTCGTCGTCCATGACGGGGCGGACCACGTCCTCGGCCGCGTCGATGATCTTCAGTACGTCGACGTCGGTACGGATGCCCATCTTGGCGCAGACGGCGACCAGGGCCTCGACGGCGGTGTTGCCCGCCCCGGCGCCGAGCCGGCGGGTGGAGCCGTCGATCTGCAGGGCTCCGGCCTTGATGGCGGCGATGGAGTTGCCGGTGCCGAGGGCCAGGTTCTCGTGACCGTGGAAGCCGACCTGGGCGTCGTCGCCGAGCTCGGAGACCAGGGCCTCGACCCGGGCGGTGACGTCGTCCATGACCATGGCGCCGGCCGAGTCGACGACGTACACGCACTGGCAGCCCGCGTCGGCCATGATCCTGCCCTGCCGGGCCAGCTTCTCGGGGGTCGTGGAGTGGGCCATCATCAGGAAGCCGACGGTCTCCAGGCCCATCTCCCGGGCGAGGCCGAAGTGTTGGTCCGCGATGTCGGCCTCGGTGCAGTGGGTGGCGATGCGGCAGATGCCCGCGCCGTTGCCGTGGGCGGCCCGGATGTCGTCCTTGACGCCGAGTCCGGGCAGCATCAGGAAGGCGATCCGGGCCCTCCGCGCGGTCTCCACCGCGACCTTGATCAGCTCCTGCTCGGGGGTCTTGGAGAAGCCGTAGTTGAAGGAGGATCCGCCGAGTCCGTCGCCGTGCGTCACCTCGATCACGGGGACGCCGGCGTCGTCGAGGGCGGCGACGACGGACCGTACGTCGTCGGTGGTGAACTGGTGCCGCTTGGCGTGCGAGCCGTCGCGCAGCGAGGAGTCGGTGATCCGGATGTCGAGGGTGTCCGAGTAGGGCATGCGATGTGCTCCTTACGCGCCCGGGGCGAGGAGCGCCTTGGCGAACTCCTCGCCGACCTTGGTGGCGGCGGCGGTCATGATGTCGAGGTTTCCGGCGTAGGGCGGCAGGTAGTCGCCCGCGCCCTCCACCTCCAGGAAGATCGCGACGCGTGCCGTCCCGCCGTTCTCGGGGCTCGGGTCGTCGAACTGCGGTTCGGCGCGCAGCCGGTAGCCGGGGACGTACGTGGCGACCTGCTCGGCGATCTCCTTGACGGAGAGGGTGATGGCGTCCCGGTCGGCGTCCTCGGGGATGGCGCAGAAGACGGTGTCGCGCATGATGACGGGCGGCTCGGCCGGGTTGAGGATGATGATGGCCTTGCCGCGCCCGGCGCCGCCGATGGTCTCGATGCCGCGTGAGGTGGTGCGGGTGAACTCGTCGATGTTCGCCCGGGTTCCGGGGCCGGCCGAGACGGAGGCCACCGAGGCGACGATCTCCGCGTACGGCACGGGGACGACGCGCGAGACCGCGTACACCATGGGGATGGTGGCCTGTCCGCCGCAGGTGATCATGTTGACGTTGGGCCGGTCGAGGTGCTCGTGGAGATTGGCGGGCGGTACGACGGCGGGGCCGACGGCGGCCGGGGTCAGGTCGACCGCCTTGATGCCGAGCTCCGCGTAGCGCGGGGCGTTGGCCCGGTGGACGTAGGCGCTGGTGGCCTCGAAGACGATGTCGGGCCTCTCGTCCTGGGCGAGCAGCCGGTCGACGCCTTCGTGGCTGGCCTCCAGGCCGGCGCGGGCGGCGCGGGCGAGGCCCTCGCTGTCGGGGTCGACGCCGATCATCCAGCGGGGTTCGACGTGCTCGGAGCGCAGCAGCTTGTACAGCAGGTCGGTGCCGATGTTGCCGGAACCGACGATGGCGGCGGTCGCCTTTGTCTTGATGGTCATGATCACCTCAGATGAACGAGAGGGAGACGGAGCCAAGGCCGGTGAACTCGGCGGTGAAGGTCGCCCCGGCCGCCACGTCGACGGCCCGGGTGCACGAGCCGGGCAGCACCACGTGCCCCTTCTTCAGGGGGACGCCGAAGCGGGCGACGGTACGGGCGAGCCAGGCGACGGAGCGGGCCGGGTCACCGAGCACGGCGTCGCTGCGGCCCTCGGCGAGGAGCTCCCCGCCGGCGGTCAGCCGGGCGTCGATCGCCCTGAGGTCGAGCTCGCGGGGATCCCGGCCCTCCCCGATGACGTACCCGGCGGAGGAGGCGTTGTCCGCGATGGTGTCGGCGATGGTGATCCGCCAGTCCCGGATCCTGCTGTCGATCAGCTCCAGGGCGGGCACGACGCGCTCGGTCGCGGCGAGGACGTCCGCCGGGGTGCAGGTCTCGCCCGGCAGGTCGTCGCCGAGGACGAAGCCGACCTCGACCTCGACGCGGGGGTGGCAGTAACGGGCGACGGGGACGGGGTCGTGGGGCCGCAGCTCCATGTCGTGGAGCAGATGGCCGTAGTCCGGTTCGTCGACGCCCATCATCCGCTGCATGACCGGCGAGGACAGGCCGACCTTGTGACCGCGCACCTCCGCGCCGGCCGCGAGGCGGTGGCGGATGTTGACGAGCTGGATCTCGTACGCGTCCTCGGTGCCGATGCCGGGGAACGCGTCGGTCAGCGGGGCGATCGGCGTGACGTGCTGTTCGGCGGAGCGGAGCAGCTCGGCCGCCTCGTGTCTCTGGCGGTCCGTGAGCATGGCGGGTCCCTCCTGCGGGGCGGTTGGGGCTGTCCGGGGAGGCTAGGACGGGGCCGCCGCCTGCCGGGAGCGCCAGTTCCCGGTGAGCGGGAAAGGCCCACCACCACCCGTGCGGGCACGCACCGCCGGGCGGTTCCCACCCGCCGTGTGGGCGGCGCCCTGTGGTGCGGGACGCGCCTCCGCCCGTGCGGGCTATACGCCCGGCTGGGCGGTGCCCCCGCCCCGTGCGGGCGCGCCCGCGGGGGCGCGGCTCCTCCCTCCCTCCCCCCCGCCCGTGTGGGCAATCGTCCCGCTGGGGCGGGACGGGTGGGCACACGGGACGGCGCGCTCAGCGGCGCCTCCGCGTTCCGCGCCTGGACCCGCACCACGCGTGCGGCGCACGTTCCGGTGCGGGTTGAGGCGCGGGAGCCTAGGCCCGGCAAGGGGCGCCGTTCCGTTGTGCCCACCCGTTCCGCCCCAGCGGAACGCATGCCCACAACGAGGGCGCGGGGGTGGGCACCGCCCCGGCGGGCGCGCTCGCAACGGGGCGGAGTCGCCCGGCGGAA contains these protein-coding regions:
- a CDS encoding SDR family oxidoreductase, whose translation is MSRTCLVTGAASGIGKATADLLRQRGHTVIGADLADGDIRADLSTAEGRAELVARARELTGGRLDAVVSCAGVAHFDPLTVRVNHFGAVATLDGLRPLLVAGTDPRAVVVGSIDSVHPVDPAIVDAALAGDEEAAVGASRAAVDRGEGHLVYSSSKAAISRWVRRAAPTEAWAGDGVPLNAVAPGVVVTPLTRPLLDDPEMRGLVERSVPMPLHGHARPEQIAPLIAWLASPENALVTGQVVFADGGADAVLRGDRTW
- a CDS encoding ferredoxin--NADP reductase codes for the protein MPEPTTSSRTHRLRVVEVIAETADAHSLVLQAPAESADRFTYRPGQFLTLKLPGADGRPAARCYSLASSPHTGEPLKITVKRVAGGYGSNWVCDRLAAGDELEVLPPAGTFTPDSLDDDLLLVAGGSGITPVLSIAKSALADGRGRVVLLYANRDESSVVFRDELRTLTQDHPDRLLVLHWLESLQGLPSVDRLAAALAPYADREAFVCGPQPLMDAVEQALRTLGAPGDRIHRERFFSLGADVFDAPEVPQDTATEGGATAEVELDGETRTVAWPPTAPLLDVLIAAGVDAPYSCREGACSACTCRVVAGEVKMLRNDVLDDQDIAEGYVLACQALPLTDRVEITYS
- a CDS encoding Rieske 2Fe-2S domain-containing protein; translation: MTALNDEVRVIDAGRPPTRFARGWHCLGLAEAFKDGKPHEIEAFGTKLVVFQGQDDGLLHVLNAYCPHMGGNLAQGSVKGDAVACPFHDWRWSGDGRCAGIPYARRVPPRARTRAWTSLERNRQLFVWNDPEGNPPPPEVTVPEIAGIHGPDADQWSDWTWKTLRVEGANCREIVDNVVDMAHFYYVHYAFPEYFKNVFDGHVATQYMESSPRGDMELGTLSSGRLRSDASYYGPSYMIDHLYSDVGGGAEMEIVLINCHYPIDANSFLLQYGAIVKRLPGMTDAQAAEAARLTAEGATVGFEQDVEIWRNKTRIDNPLLTEEDGPVYQLRRWYEQFYVDAADVKDEMTRRFEFEIDTQRANTAWRAEVEENLARRAAETESGA
- the dmpG gene encoding 4-hydroxy-2-oxovalerate aldolase, coding for MPYSDTLDIRITDSSLRDGSHAKRHQFTTDDVRSVVAALDDAGVPVIEVTHGDGLGGSSFNYGFSKTPEQELIKVAVETARRARIAFLMLPGLGVKDDIRAAHGNGAGICRIATHCTEADIADQHFGLAREMGLETVGFLMMAHSTTPEKLARQGRIMADAGCQCVYVVDSAGAMVMDDVTARVEALVSELGDDAQVGFHGHENLALGTGNSIAAIKAGALQIDGSTRRLGAGAGNTAVEALVAVCAKMGIRTDVDVLKIIDAAEDVVRPVMDDECRLDRLALLMGHAGVYSSFLKHAYRQAERYGVSGAEILLRAGERRLVGGQEDQLIDIAVELAAQH
- a CDS encoding acetaldehyde dehydrogenase (acetylating); translated protein: MTIKTKATAAIVGSGNIGTDLLYKLLRSEHVEPRWMIGVDPDSEGLARAARAGLEASHEGVDRLLAQDERPDIVFEATSAYVHRANAPRYAELGIKAVDLTPAAVGPAVVPPANLHEHLDRPNVNMITCGGQATIPMVYAVSRVVPVPYAEIVASVASVSAGPGTRANIDEFTRTTSRGIETIGGAGRGKAIIILNPAEPPVIMRDTVFCAIPEDADRDAITLSVKEIAEQVATYVPGYRLRAEPQFDDPSPENGGTARVAIFLEVEGAGDYLPPYAGNLDIMTAAATKVGEEFAKALLAPGA
- a CDS encoding 2-keto-4-pentenoate hydratase encodes the protein MLTDRQRHEAAELLRSAEQHVTPIAPLTDAFPGIGTEDAYEIQLVNIRHRLAAGAEVRGHKVGLSSPVMQRMMGVDEPDYGHLLHDMELRPHDPVPVARYCHPRVEVEVGFVLGDDLPGETCTPADVLAATERVVPALELIDSRIRDWRITIADTIADNASSAGYVIGEGRDPRELDLRAIDARLTAGGELLAEGRSDAVLGDPARSVAWLARTVARFGVPLKKGHVVLPGSCTRAVDVAAGATFTAEFTGLGSVSLSFI